The Brevibacillus choshinensis genome includes the window CGTTTACATCATTTGATGGTCTGGAAGTACCATATTTCCTCTATGCCAAAGAAAAAACAGGAAAAAACCCTGTGGTAGTCTATGTACACGGAGGTCCCGAAAGTCAAATACGCGCAGAGTATCATCCCGTGTTTCAATACTTGGCGAATCAAGGCTTTACCGTTGTAGCGCCTAACGTTCGCGGCAGCATGGGTTACGGTCGCCAGTACGTGCAGCTGGATGATCGCCGAAAACGGATGGATTCTGTCGCCGATCTGGCGTGGCTGGTCAAGGATTTGTCCAAGAAGGAGACGGTTGATCCCGAAGCAATCGGCATTATGGGGCGCAGCTATGGGGGCTTCATGGTATTGGCCGCTCTCACACATTATCCGGACCTGTGGGCAGCGGGCGTTGATATCGTGGGGATCTCCCATTTCCGTACATTCCTTGAGAACACCGGGGAATGGAGAAGGAAGCTGCGCGAGGTGGAATACGGGTATTTGGGCGAAGACAATGACTTCTTCGAAGATATTGCACCGTTGAATCATTCCGACAAAATCAAGGCGCCGCTTCTTGTCTTTCACGGACGAAATGATACCCGCGTACCAGTCAGTGAAGCGGAACAGCTTGTGGCAGACATGAAGTATAGAGGCCAGCAGGTGGATTTGCACATCTTTGAGGATGAAGGCCATTTTACGGAAAAGCTGGATAACCACATTACGTTAAATCAGAAAATTACCCAATTCTTTTTATATCATCTAAACCATTCCAAAAGTGAGAAGGAGTGATTGGCATGACCAATACAAGACGGGGTATGACGGCAGAAGATTTGTATCAAATTCGGTATGTGAGCGATCCACAGATTTCACCGGACGGAAAAACGGTGGTTTACATAGAAACGATGATTGATGATGACCGTAAGTATCGCAATCACCTCTTCTTGCGTCGTTTCGAAGATGAGCAGGCAAGCGCACTGACAGACGGCTCTGTTCGTGACACATACCCACGTTGGTCCCCGGATGGTTCGCAGATCTCTTTCGTTTCCAATCGTTCGGGCAAAGCGCAAATTTGGCTGATCGATGCCAAGGGAGGAGAGGCACGTCAGCTCACTCATTGCAAAACAGGTGTGAGTAATCCCACCTGGGCCCCAGATGGAAAACACATCGTTTTTTCTTCCCAGTTGGATGCTGGTGATACGTTTGCAGATCAAGAGGGCGAAGAGACGACTGGAAATAAAGAAACCCCAAAAGCGATTACAGTTGAGCGCATGAAGTACAAATCCGACGACAACGGCTTTATTTACGAGAAAAACAGACATCTTGCTGTTGTTCATGTGGAGACAGGGGAAATCACCCAGATAACAGAAGGAGCCTACAATCATACGATTGGCTCTTGGTCCCCAGATGGAAAATGGCTGGCGATTACGGCGAGCCGTACAGAGAATCCCGACTTTCAGCACAGTATTGATGTGTACCTCATTCCGTTTGCAGGTGGAGAATGGAAGAAGCTGACGAACAGCAGAGGAATCTTTTTCTATCCCACCTGGTCAGCTGACGGCAAAAAACTCGCCTTTATCGGAAGTGAATCAGATACGCACTTGAACGCGACGCAAAAGAGAGTTTGGGTGTACGATTTGGAACGTGGTGAAAAGTCTTGCATTACGTCTGATTGGGACGCTCAAGTAGCCGATTCTACCATTGGCGACGTACGCTCCCCCGGACACCCGAATCCTGGTCCTATCTGGAGCGAGGATGGAAATGCGATGTACGTGATCGCAAGCGAAAGAGGAAATTCCGGGATCTATCGCGTGTCCTTGAGTGGTCATGTGACCAGCGTAGTGGGCGGCGATCGCAATATTTACGGCTTTTCCCTCCACGAAAAAGAGCAAACGTTGGTGGCAGTGATCAGCGATCCATTTATCCCTGGAGACATGTATCAGGTGCACCTTACCAGTGGGGAAGAATCACGCTTGACTGCGGTCAATCACGAGCTGTTTTCGGGTTTGGAGCTGTCCATCCCCGAAGAAATTGAATTCGAAGCGCAAGATGGCTGGAAAGTGCATGGCTGGATGCTCAAGCCGGTTGGCTATCAGCCCGGTAAAAAGTATCCGATGGTTCTGCAAATTCACGGTGGCCCACACTCTATGTACGGAAATACGTTTTTCCATGAGTTCCATATACTAGCAAATCAAGGCTATGCCGTCCTCTATACCAACCCACGGGGAAGCTTCGGTTATGGTGAACGTTTTGTTCAGGCGTGCTGCGGGGATTACGGTGGCAAAGATTACGGCGATCTGATGAGTGCAGTTGAATACGCGTGCCGTCATTTTGATTTCGTGGACGAAAATCGTCTGGGAGTTGCCGGCGGCAGCTACGGCGGCTTCATGACGAACTGGATCGTTGGACAGACCAACAAATTCAAAGCGGCGGTGACAGATCGTAGTATATGCAACTGGGTGAGCTTTTACGGAGTAAGCGATATCGGCTACTACTTCAGTGCAGAGGAGATTCAGGCGAATCCCTTCACCAATCCGGAAAAAATGTGGCAGCACTCCCCAATTCGTCTCGTAGCCAATATCGAGACGCCTCTTTTGATCATGCACGGCGAACAGGATCATCGTTGCCCGATCGAACAGGCAGAGCAGCTCTATATTACCTTAAAGCATCAAGAAAAAGGCCCAGTGTCGTTCGTTCGCTTCCCGGGCGCCAGCCATGAACTGTCCCGCAGCGGAGATCCTGAGCAGCGTGTATTGAGATTGCAGTACACAGCGGATTGGTTTGCAGCGTACATGGACTCGCAGGTGAAAGTGGCATCTGAATAAACGGCCAATAGGAGGAGAGCAATCATGAACAAAGTACAAGTCGTAAGCTATGTGCAGGAAAGTCTGCCGGAAGCAATCGAAAAGCTGAAGAAATATTTGAGTTTTCCTACAGTGTCCGCACAACATAAGGCGATTCCGGAAACGGTTGATTATGTAGCGCATATGATTCATGAGGTTGGCGGTGAGACACAAGTACTCGATGACCTTGGCGGAAATCCTGTCATTTATGCGTGTTTTGCAGCAGGCACTGAAGGGGACGCTAGTAAGACCTTGCTCTATTACAACCATTACGATGTCCAGCCGCCGGAGCCTTTCAACGAGTGGAATACAGAGCCGTTCGATCCAACCGTGATCGATGGAAAGCTCTATGCCCGCGGTGCTGCAGACAATAAAGGGGACCTCGTCGCCCGTTTGACTGCGATTCAGATTCTCCAACAGAAAAAGGGCGGGCTGCCTTGCAACATTAAATTCCTAATTGAAGGGGAAGAAGAAATCGGAAGCCCGAACTTGGAGCCTTACCTTCGAAAATACAAAGAGCTGTTCGCAGCGGATGCATGCATTTGGGAATTCGGCGGCAAGGATGAGGCAGAGCATATCAGCATGGTTGCCGGAATTAAAGGAATGGCCTATCTGGAGCTTACTTGCGTTGGCGCAGACATCGATATGCACTCTTCGGTAGGAGCGTATGTAGATAACGCTGCATGGCGCTTGGTTCAGGCCCTGGCATCCATGAAAAATCAACAAAATGAGATTTTGGTAGAAGGCTTCTTTGACGGAATTGAGGAACCGACAGAGGATGAAAAGAAAGTCGTTTCCGAATTGCCCTTCAGCGAAGAGGCAACTGCCCAGTTGTACGGTTTGAAGCGTCCTTTGATTACAGAGGCAAAAGGTGTAGATCCACGGGAAGCGATGGTGTTCCACCCGACCATGACGATATGCGGGTTGGACAGCGGCTATACGGGAGAAGGCGCCAAGACAGTCTTGCCGAAGAATGCAAAAGCCAAGGTGGATTGCCGTTTGGTACCAGGTCAAGATCCGCAGCACATCTTGAAGTGCATCGAGAATCATTTGGCCAAGCATGGCTTTACAGATATTTCGGTTACCATGATTAACGGTCAAAAAGCGTATCGCTCCGATTTCCATCATCCTTTTGTCGCTCATGTGCTAGATTCAGCTCGCGATATCTATGATAAGGAACCGGTTCTCGCTCCAAACGCGGCAGGAACTGGACCGATGTTCATCTTCGGGGAAGAGCTCAAACTGCCTGTAGTCAGCACAGGTGTGGGCTGGGTAGGTTGCAAAGTGCACGCTCCGAATGAATCCATTCGTCTGAAGGATTTTGAAGATGGCATCGCTCACATGGTGGTCATGCTCTCCGGTTTTGCCAACGCGCTGTCGGCGCAGGAAAAAGAAATTGAAGCGTAGGGAATTCCGATCCCAAAATGGAGGCCTTGTCAGATGCAGGGTCTCCTTTTCCTATTTGATTGTTTTTAGCAGCAGTTAGGGACCATCCAATATTCAATTATATGAAGCTATTAGGAATGAAGCTGCAGACTGCCTGCATCACTAATTTACTTTACGATGATGATCACGGCGAAGAAAAGTTACTGTTTTTTGAACAGTCAGCTTCAATATCTTTCGATGGGAAATCCTTTTTTGATCTTATTTATTAAGACGCTAAGGCTAAAAATGTTGAAATAGATCTGAGCTGCAAAGTTATCCCTTCAAATATTAAGCTTGTTACATAACAAACAATTGAACAGAATTACCGACAGAATATGCAAAGGACTTGGCTGGAGCGGGGAAGAGAAGGTGACTCCTCATGGATTTCGGACCAGCATCGCAGCAATTTTAGACGAACGGAGGAATATCAGTCTAGATGCAATTAAATACCTTTTAGGTCACAGGAATCAAGAAAACATTCATTATTACTTACGGAGAGATCAGAGGAAGATTAATCAGTTACGACAAGAATTAACGAAGATTGAGGAAGAACTGGACAGTAGCTTACATAACGATATTATGGTTAAAAACAATAATGTAATGAATTCGCTAGAAGAAGGGAGTAGCATAGCGAAGGAAGTAATGTTTTCGTCAATAACGGAAGATGTATTGATAAAACTGTTAGAATCCTATCCCAAACTAGCATAACACTTATCGAAAAAGGAATTGTTCAAGATGATCAAGAAGCTCAGAAAAAATAAAAGTTTTAATCCTATTAACAAATTAAATGTTACAAAATTTAAATCAAATTAAATTTCAGTTTATGAAAATGCTATTTCATGAACTGAAACGAAAAATGATAAACCTCCTCTCTATCGAGATACCACTTATAGAGAAGAGGTTTTTTTTGGACAAGGGATTGGACGGATTGCTTGCTTCTTGAATGGTGATGCTTTCGAATCACCAACTGGCAACGGTTTCGGCATCGTCTACCCTGAAGGAACGATTGCATACGAACGGTATGGTTCCCAGCCATTGTGGACTGCAGAAATTTGGTAAGGTCAATGGGAATTTCTGATTTTTGGTTTATTATTAGTATTGAAGAACAAGCGCGTGCCTAAGGGTATACTCTTTATTACTTACCAATGCTCATATGCATTTAGGAGATTTACCTTAGAATTTTTACGCGGTGATACACCTCGATATCTATTCAATTGGTCTACAGCTCAATCGGACCAGTATTGAGGTAATAGTTATTATGCACACAATTTTAGCTTACCTGGTAAAACGCGATCGTGTCAGTAAAACGTCCGAGATAAATGCATAAGAACAAGAGTATCGTTTCATTCGAACGACTGAGAGGTGCTACAAGTGTCCACCATTCTTATTGTTGATGATGAGCCGCAAATCCTTGAAATTCTGTCTTCTTATTTGAGAAAGGAAGGGTACCACGTTATCACGGCAGAAGACGGTAGGCAAGCACTGGAATGTGCGGCCACCTATCCAATTAGTCTTATCATCCTCGATCTAATGTTGCCAGACATGACCGGTGAAAATGTATGCAGGGAAATTCGTAAAGCTTCAAGAGTGCCGATCTTGATGTTGACGGCCAAAAGTGGGGAGGCCGACAGAATCACCGGGTTAGAGATTGGGGCAGATGATTATATTGTAAAACCGTTTAGTCCTCGTGAGTTAGTAGCGAGGGTTAGGGCCATATTGAGGAGAATAGGGGAGTATCAGGTATTGAGCGACCTTATCGGAATGGGTGACTTGATGATATCATTACGTGAGAAAAACGTTACAAAGAAGGGGCAAGCTGTAGAAATGACACCCAATGAGTTTCGCTTGCTTACCACCTTGGTACGTCACCCTGGCCGAACATGGTCTCGTGATGAATTGGTGGAGGAAGTACTTGGAATGGACTTCATTGGAAGTGACCGAACGATTGACACGCACATTAAAAACTTGCGTCAAAAACTTGAAGACGATCCAAAAGAACCAAAGTACATTAAAACAGTGTACGGATTGGGTTACCGCTTTGACAATCCCGCCAAGAATGGGGGATAACAGATGAAGAGCATATGGATGAGACTGGCGCTTGCCTTAATGGCTGTTAGCGCCAGTGGCATTCTTATATCTACGATTCTCTCCATCAAAGAGATGAATTATCATTTTTCACTTTATGTGAGTGATGTAAATCAACAGCACCAGCAAGATCTCCTCGACATCCTTCAGAGTGAGTATCAACGGGGACAAGGATGGAACGATCGAACTCAGTTGAAACTGGAATCAGCTTCACGAGTACTCGGATTGCAAATTGCTCTGTTTGATAATGAGAGAAAACTCATACGAACGTTTGGGAAAACGGTTAGTTCAGCTTTTACGAGTAAAGAAGACATGATCCCTATAAGGGAACAGGGAATTACGGTAGGGTACATCGACATCCAGTATGACAACTCTAATGCAATGTCCTTGGAGGAACACTTTCAGATTGCTCATACAAATGCAATGCAGTGGACGATGATTGCATTGCTTCTACTGGTATGTATCGCTAGCATATTCATCGCTAAACGTATAGCCAAGCCAATCGTTAATATTAGTGACGCTGCCCAAACTGTTTCAAAAGGGGATCTGTCTGTACGGGTAGCCCTTCCTCAAGGTAAAGACGAGCTGTCCGGTTTGGTCCAATCGTTTAATAATCTAGTTGAAAACCTCCAAAGACAAGAGGAACTGAGGAAACGACTCACTTCTGATATCGCCCACGAGTTGCGAACGCCATTAAATACATTACTTGCACAAACGGAAGGCATGCTGGATGGGATTTGGGAAGCGTCCCCAGAGCATCTAGAGGCTACTCGTTCCGAAGTGCTGCGACTCATCAGGATCGTAAACGATTTGGACCAAGTGATTCAAGCGGAAGCCGGGGCATTGAATATCTCTCAAGAAGTAATAAATCTGAGCCAGGTTGTTGAAAACATTGTGGGTTCAATGACAGCAGCATTTCAGCTTCAGGGGATACATATAACGAGTCAACTGAAAACTGCGGGGTGGATTACAGGCGATAAACAAAGAATAGCTCAAGTAGTTTCAAATTTGATTACAAATTCTTTGAAGCATAGCAAAAAAGGTGGTAAGGTCATTGTTTCTGTTGAAAAAAAAGGGGAAATCATTGAGGTTAAGGTAATAGATAGTGGAACCGGTATATCATCGGATGATTTGCCATTTGTATTTGAACGATTTTATCGAGGAGATCGTTCTCGTAACAGGGAAAAAGGCGGAACGGGTCTCGGTTTGACCATTGTGAAGGGAATTGTTGAGGCACATCAAGGTAATATAACTATCGAAAGTGAAGTAGGTAAGGGAACAACGGTAACATTAAGGTTCCCTGTGACTGAGAGTAGCTCACAAAATTAAGTAGGTCAGGAGATAAGGACCAGCCACCCACGATGAACGGTATCACGAAAATGATGGATGCGGTGAATTCATCCGAGGGACAAGAAATGATGAAGATATGCAGCAAGTCATGTATTTCAATCATGAACGTACCATTTTGCGTCAGGAATAGATTGTTTCAGTCTTTTTCACATACTGTACCATGACAGTCGACACGGGCATGGATAAATCCTTTACCGCTCCTTTTGTTGACACCGTATTTGTTTAATTACGCTCATTATTCATATAACGATTACGGAGCCACTTACTATTATTATGGTGTTATCCCCGTGGTTTTCCTCCATATCCGGCTCCGTAAAGAGAGTACTATTGAAAAAGAGCTAGTGACTTTGACGAATAGCTCTTATTCCACTTCAAACAAGTAAAAAAAGGGTAGGAACGATTGTTCCTACCCTTTTCTCATTCTGTTACTCTGGCATATTATTCACGCTTGGATCGATGGTAAAGTCAGGTTTGAAACCTTCGTATTTCACTTCGCTCA containing:
- a CDS encoding M20/M25/M40 family metallo-hydrolase; translated protein: MNKVQVVSYVQESLPEAIEKLKKYLSFPTVSAQHKAIPETVDYVAHMIHEVGGETQVLDDLGGNPVIYACFAAGTEGDASKTLLYYNHYDVQPPEPFNEWNTEPFDPTVIDGKLYARGAADNKGDLVARLTAIQILQQKKGGLPCNIKFLIEGEEEIGSPNLEPYLRKYKELFAADACIWEFGGKDEAEHISMVAGIKGMAYLELTCVGADIDMHSSVGAYVDNAAWRLVQALASMKNQQNEILVEGFFDGIEEPTEDEKKVVSELPFSEEATAQLYGLKRPLITEAKGVDPREAMVFHPTMTICGLDSGYTGEGAKTVLPKNAKAKVDCRLVPGQDPQHILKCIENHLAKHGFTDISVTMINGQKAYRSDFHHPFVAHVLDSARDIYDKEPVLAPNAAGTGPMFIFGEELKLPVVSTGVGWVGCKVHAPNESIRLKDFEDGIAHMVVMLSGFANALSAQEKEIEA
- a CDS encoding response regulator transcription factor, yielding MSTILIVDDEPQILEILSSYLRKEGYHVITAEDGRQALECAATYPISLIILDLMLPDMTGENVCREIRKASRVPILMLTAKSGEADRITGLEIGADDYIVKPFSPRELVARVRAILRRIGEYQVLSDLIGMGDLMISLREKNVTKKGQAVEMTPNEFRLLTTLVRHPGRTWSRDELVEEVLGMDFIGSDRTIDTHIKNLRQKLEDDPKEPKYIKTVYGLGYRFDNPAKNGG
- a CDS encoding tyrosine-type recombinase/integrase encodes the protein MNRITDRICKGLGWSGEEKVTPHGFRTSIAAILDERRNISLDAIKYLLGHRNQENIHYYLRRDQRKINQLRQELTKIEEELDSSLHNDIMVKNNNVMNSLEEGSSIAKEVMFSSITEDVLIKLLESYPKLA
- a CDS encoding prolipoprotein diacylglyceryl transferase family protein, which codes for MFGLLLVLKNKRVPKGILFITYQCSYAFRRFTLEFLRGDTPRYLFNWSTAQSDQY
- a CDS encoding sensor histidine kinase, with the translated sequence MKSIWMRLALALMAVSASGILISTILSIKEMNYHFSLYVSDVNQQHQQDLLDILQSEYQRGQGWNDRTQLKLESASRVLGLQIALFDNERKLIRTFGKTVSSAFTSKEDMIPIREQGITVGYIDIQYDNSNAMSLEEHFQIAHTNAMQWTMIALLLLVCIASIFIAKRIAKPIVNISDAAQTVSKGDLSVRVALPQGKDELSGLVQSFNNLVENLQRQEELRKRLTSDIAHELRTPLNTLLAQTEGMLDGIWEASPEHLEATRSEVLRLIRIVNDLDQVIQAEAGALNISQEVINLSQVVENIVGSMTAAFQLQGIHITSQLKTAGWITGDKQRIAQVVSNLITNSLKHSKKGGKVIVSVEKKGEIIEVKVIDSGTGISSDDLPFVFERFYRGDRSRNREKGGTGLGLTIVKGIVEAHQGNITIESEVGKGTTVTLRFPVTESSSQN
- a CDS encoding S9 family peptidase is translated as MTNTRRGMTAEDLYQIRYVSDPQISPDGKTVVYIETMIDDDRKYRNHLFLRRFEDEQASALTDGSVRDTYPRWSPDGSQISFVSNRSGKAQIWLIDAKGGEARQLTHCKTGVSNPTWAPDGKHIVFSSQLDAGDTFADQEGEETTGNKETPKAITVERMKYKSDDNGFIYEKNRHLAVVHVETGEITQITEGAYNHTIGSWSPDGKWLAITASRTENPDFQHSIDVYLIPFAGGEWKKLTNSRGIFFYPTWSADGKKLAFIGSESDTHLNATQKRVWVYDLERGEKSCITSDWDAQVADSTIGDVRSPGHPNPGPIWSEDGNAMYVIASERGNSGIYRVSLSGHVTSVVGGDRNIYGFSLHEKEQTLVAVISDPFIPGDMYQVHLTSGEESRLTAVNHELFSGLELSIPEEIEFEAQDGWKVHGWMLKPVGYQPGKKYPMVLQIHGGPHSMYGNTFFHEFHILANQGYAVLYTNPRGSFGYGERFVQACCGDYGGKDYGDLMSAVEYACRHFDFVDENRLGVAGGSYGGFMTNWIVGQTNKFKAAVTDRSICNWVSFYGVSDIGYYFSAEEIQANPFTNPEKMWQHSPIRLVANIETPLLIMHGEQDHRCPIEQAEQLYITLKHQEKGPVSFVRFPGASHELSRSGDPEQRVLRLQYTADWFAAYMDSQVKVASE